In Drosophila santomea strain STO CAGO 1482 chromosome 2L, Prin_Dsan_1.1, whole genome shotgun sequence, a single window of DNA contains:
- the LOC120450846 gene encoding lectizyme, which yields MIANGQLTMWRHRSLATFLLLAVCLCQGSGLAFAQPEGRVVGGKAAAANSAPFIVSMQYGGTHYCAANIISSNWLLTAAHCLANRNQVLGSTLVAGSIAVAGTASTTQKRQITHYVVNDLYTGGTVPYDIGLIYTPTAFTWTAAVAPVKLPSSGVRPTGKADLFGWGSISKTNSPSYPTTLQEAKNIPIISLDSCAAALGTKGQDVHTTNLCTGPLTGGTSFCTSDSGGPLVQGNVLIGIVSWGKLPCGQPNSPSVYVQVSSFTTWIAANQKI from the coding sequence ATGATTGCGAATGGACAACTAACCATGTGGCGACATCGCTCCCTGGCCACTTTCCTCCTGCTAGCGGTGTGCCTTTGCCAAGGATCTGGACTAGCCTTTGCCCAACCCGAAGGACGCGTGGTGGGAGGAAAAGCGGCGGCGGCCAATAGTGCTCCGTTCATAGTGTCCATGCAGTACGGAGGAACCCACTATTGCGCAGCTAACATTATCAGTTCCAACTGGTTGTTAACAGCTGCTCACTGCCTGGCCAACAGGAACCAAGTACTTGGCAGCACCTTGGTGGCGGGAAGCATTGCGGTGGCCGGAACAGCGAGCACCACCCAGAAGAGGCAAATCACCCACTATGTGGTCAATGATCTGTACACCGGAGGAACTGTGCCCTATGACATCGGATTGATTTACACGCCCACCGCCTTCACTTGGACCGCTGCCGTGGCTCCTGTGAAACTGCCGTCGTCCGGAGTGAGGCCAACTGGAAAAGCTGACCTCTTCGGCTGGGGCAGCATCAGCAAAACGAACAGCCCATCCTATCCGACGACCCTCCAGGAGGCCAAGAACATACCCATCATAAGTCTCGACTCCTGCGCTGCGGCACTGGGCACCAAGGGTCAGGATGTGCACACCACGAACCTTTGCACAGGTCCTCTCACTGGCGGCACCAGCTTCTGCACCTCGGATTCCGGCGGTCCGCTGGTCCAGGGAAATGTCCTGATCGGCATCGTGTCCTGGGGAAAACTTCCATGCGGTCAGCCCAACTCCCCGTCTGTGTATGTCCAGGTCTCCTCGTTCACAACCTGGATAGCAGCCAACCAAAAGATATGA
- the LOC120456180 gene encoding uncharacterized protein LOC120456180 isoform X2 — MSAQLESNGNASESNNNCVKDVRLLLLPENSSDSNGNPASVVSSAEFNKKFIDDLKRTMGASHVRRKRLWRVPWFILLMSFMQISLHWIASECMQKRLIFTPEWNGEYWRLLTYMLLHSDYWHLTLNICFQVSAWKWSRVTVAWPWSIWWVALPVRWPMPGCSPISI; from the exons ATGTCTGCCCAACTGGAGAGCAATGGCAATGCCAGTGAAAGTAATAACAATTGCGTCAAGGATGTCaggctcctgctgctgccagAGAATTCTTCGGATTCGAATGGCAATCCGGCGAGTGTCGTATCCAGCGCGGAATTCAACAAGAAATTCATTGATGACCTGAAACGCACCATGGGCGCGAGCCATGTGCGGAGGAAGCGATTGTGGCGGGTGCCCTGGTTTATTTTGCTGATGAGTTTTATGCAG ATATCATTGCACTGGATAGCCAGTGAGTGTATGCAAAAACGACTGATCTTCACGCCGGAGTGGAACGGCGAGTACTGGCGACTACTGACCTACATGCTGCTCCATTCCGACTATTGGCACCTGACTCTCAACATTTGCTTTCAG GTATCTGCCTGGAAGTGGAGCAGGGTCACTGTCGCCTGGCCGTGGTCTATATGGTGGGTGGCGTTGCCGGTTCGTTGGCCAATGCCTGGCTGCAgccccatctccatctga
- the LOC120458545 gene encoding gustatory and pheromone receptor 33a, whose protein sequence is MIKIMNWFSMVIGLIPLNRQQSETNFILDYAMMCIVPIFYVACYLLINVSQLVGLCFLDSCNSVCRLSNHLFMHLGAFLYLTITLMSLYRRKEFFLQFDEKLNDIDAVIQKCQSVAEMDKVKVTEVKHSVAYHFTWLFLFCVFTFALYYDVRALYLTFGHLAFIPFMVSSFPYLAGSIIQGEFIYHVSVISQRFEQINMLLEKINQEARQRHAPLTVFDIESEGKKERKTVTPIAATDGSRTTFGNEHKLAGEMKRQKGQQKNDEDESDTSNDEEEDDFDYDNATIVENTGNTSEANLPDLFKLHDKILALSVITNGEFGPQCVPYMAACFVVSIFGIFLETKVNFIVGGKSRLLDYMTYLYVIWSFTTMVVAYIVLRLCCNANNHSKQSAMIVHEIMQKKPAFMLSNDLFYNKMKSFTLQFLHWEGFFQFNGVGLFALDYTFIFSTVSAATSYLIVLLQFDMTAILRNEGLMS, encoded by the exons AtgattaaaattatgaatTGGTTCTCAATG GTCATAGGCCTCATTCCACTGAACCGCCAGCAATCGGAAACTAATTTCATACTCGACTATGCCATGATGTGTATTGTGCCCATCTTCTATGTGGCCTGCTACCTTCTGATAAATGTCAGCCAACTGGTTGGACTCTGTTTTCTGGACTCTTGCAATAGTGTGTGCAGGCTGAGCAATCACCTCTTCATGCATTTGGGCGCATTTCTATATCTGACCATCACCCTGATGAGTCTTTATCGCCGAAAGGAGTTTTTCCTGCAGTTTGATGAGAAACTAAATGACATCGATGCAGTTATCCAGAAATGCCAGAGCGTGGCGGAAATGGACAAGGTGAAGGTAACCGAGGTGAAGCACAGTGTGGCCTACCACTTCACCTGGCTCTTCCTCTTCTGCGTTTTCACCTTTGCCCTGTACTATGACGTCAGAGCGTTGTACTT GACCTTCGGCCATCTCGCCTTCATTCCGTTCATGGTGTCCAGTTTCCCGTACTTGGCCGGCAGCATCATCCAGGGCGAGTTCATCTATCACGTGTCGGTCATCTCGCAGCGCTTCGAGCAGATTAACATGCTGCTGGAGAAGATTAACCAGGAGGCGCGCCAGCGCCACGCCCCCCTCACCGTGTTCGATATCGAGAGCGAGGGCAAAAAGGAGCGGAAGACCGTTACACCAATTGCGGCCACGGACGGCAGCAGGACGACATTTGGCAATGAGCACAAGTTGGCCGGCGAAATGAAGCGCCAGAAGGGCCAACAGAAGAACGATGAGGACGAGTCGGACACCAGCaacgatgaggaggaggatgacTTTGATTATGACAATGCCACCATTGTGGAAAATACCGG aAACACATCGGAAGCGAACTTACCAGATCTCTTCAAGTTGCACGATAAAATCCTGGCGCTTAGTGTGATTACAAACGGCGAGTTTGGACCACAGTGTGTACCCTATATGGCGGCCTGCTTTGTGGTGAGCATCTTTGGCATTTTCCTGGAGACCAAGGTCAACTTCATTGTGGGCGGAAAGAGTCGTCTGCTGGATTACATGACCTATCTGTATGTGATTTGGAGCTTCACCACCATGGTGGTGGCCTACATAGTGCTCCGACTTTGTTGCAATGCCAATAATCACTCCAAGCAATCGGCGATGATAGTCCACGAAATTATGCAGAAGAAACCGGCATTCATGCTGAGCAACGATCTCTTctacaacaaaatgaagtCTTTTACACTGCAATTCCTGCACTGGGAGGGTTTCTTTCAATTTAACGGCGTGGGACTGTTTGCCCTGGACTACACTTTCATTTTCTCG ACTGTAAGTGCAGCCACATCCTATTTAATTGTCCTGCTGCAGTTTGACATGACTGCAATTTTGCGCAACGAGGGGCTAATGTCATAA
- the LOC120458339 gene encoding mucin-5AC: MTLRLVSILSAALLLLWPAQLDAFITPNTGCHHNGTWFADKSVVPSMEKCLNCQCNRRTLVCRLKVCPEMPMPPPRGCVVVQKKSSCCPYLSCARLDAFYKIPTKRRIIAYLDHYERESIDRVVNDNMLQRRSDDSDTDMFVCVKNGTVYKSGSAMSSSNLCSYCYCIGGTEKCVKPKCMLPVEGCKPIFVDSTCCPVRYDCSSKTSGKSSQEVRYRKTSNKHFLRMSQRLQRNRGCTVGAQFYAEGQKMRSDADKPCDICFCIRGTRRCAPKKCSPALKNCIPVVPKGQCCPSSYDCGSQRDYRRSHNSRQFNLYNMLFGKEEPELQPETAIIPQNSMAERYPHDRHPTRAPLGNPLEVSSEKSIMDTLREGLEFIDGNNNKMLANNLDLVGMRTTQEPPLMRTESSEGVSSSTTLSFLDLLLGPNTETTSHEEIRQPESTTSKNTLSWMDILLGPDEEELGPKTEAYLETSTTLNQPDGFSASTNSIKRIAEDFDEQLDNGEMAVGELPAEAQQIGIANAGIWPTPSTEVMPPPKEEPSLFNVLIDGLSGILEEPLNQTSSSTSTTTTTEKPTTLHAPPMFRPLPSGKPVHTRINSKLANLTVTPPMLVVTSKYGQPVTHRTTNKRVNATTGSTTAKSTERPSASTTEQSAVDTTIKTTSKPQSTTVKPKPKTTRRTTTTPKPTTLKATAPKPTTPKPTAPRPSTTKPTTPKPNTSAKPAPPPKSTTQRPTSTSKPTTTTTSTTTRATIRATSKPKFKPKPKPYVTSTAKPLVIETNPSILEAEPLDTNGEPTLPPSLPNLKIIPFLPTDAVDTVPKEPYPTNFYQQKVASDKMDVVGYDSMDDTVALYSQSQPDQAAYKYKFNVEVPAVEAAPEPVVHVGGKYEGSAAYVNFDFESPVVPPPHNGFSPPTETEGGFMPKEPLVIDGEVLQEHVTSSGISQGPVDNFHVTQHIIDITTAGTRENDTASIEITTPDPFKNVIHTEPSPNLDELIVDKAHKKPIEEHIETVTYSVSNSTGSSISSTSTSTTKTTTEKEAPLMDKYEINKLDKLLDELLGMELSKEDAAQASSTVPAFKQLPTATPTTAKSTSATAASATAATATAAAKVTAAIASSTAATSSTGRPTATTRAPAKKGNGKTKNKQATGNRRKVQSGTRRQSTPTSTRSPPAATTATSATSAASAASTASTAAGQATTTGSTLHPFLNSPFDKLPFMDTSYEVRPHRLQPQQQQHQQQQQQHEQPQQQQFHHYQHATRPPTAAPPAAPSSPEDVHQDSGSSSDSVSRERTSGGLPGGDDPLGQLKLAGCNIYGRMYRVGRIIVELSSQCLECKCTEVGVKCGPLDC; the protein is encoded by the exons ATGACGCTGCGCTTAGTCAGCATATTATCGGCGGCATTACTACTCCTATGGCCCGCACAGCTGGATGCATTTATCACACCGAATACAG GCTGCCATCACAATGGCACTTGGTTCGCAGACAAGTCGGTGGTGCCCAGCATGGAGAAGTGTCTGAACTGCCAGTGTAACCGCAGGACACTAGTGTGTCGCCTGAAAGTGTGTCCCGAAATGCCAATGCCACCGCCCAGGGGCTGTGTGGTGGTCCAGAAGAAGAGCTCCTGCTGCCCGTATCTTTCCTGCGCCAGATTGGATGCCTTCTACAAGATACCCACCAAGCGGCGCATCATCGCGTATCTGGATCACTACGAAAGGGAGTCCATCGATCGGGTGGTCAACGATAATATGCTGCAGAGACGATCAGATGATTCGGACACGGACATGTTTG TttgtgtgaaaaatggcaCTGTCTACAAGTCGGGATCGGCCATGTCGTCTTCGAACTTGTGCAGCTACTGCTATTGCATAG GTGGCACCGAGAAGTGTGTGAAGCCCAAGTGCATGCTGCCCGTGGAGGGCTGCAAGCCCATATTTGTGGACTCCACCTGCTGTCCCGTGCGATACgattgcagcagcaaaacgTCGGGCAAATCCTCTCAAGAGGTGCGCTACAGGAAGACCTCGAACAAGCACTTTCTGCGCATGTCACAGCGCCTGCAGCGCAATCGAGGCTGCACTGTGGGCGCCCAGTTCTACGCAGAGGGTCAGAAGATGCGATCGGATGCGGACAAGCCCTGCGACATATGCTTCTGTATCCGGGGAACTAGGCGATGTGCTCCAAAGAAGTGCTCGCCGGCTCTGAAGAACTGCATTCCGGTGGTGCCGAAGGGCCAGTGCTGTCCATCGAGTTACGACTGTGGCAGTCAGCGGGATTATCGTAGATCGCACAACTCCAGGCAGTTCAATCTGTATAACATGCTGTTTGGCAAGGAGGAACCGGAACTCCAGCCGGAGACAGCTATAATACCCCAGAATTCCATGGCCGAGAGGTATCCACACGATCGTCATCCCACGCGAGCTCCTCTGGGTAATCCCCTGGAGGTCAGCAGTGAAAAGAGCATTATGGACACACTTCGCGAGGGCCTGGAGTTCATAGatggcaataacaacaagaTGCTGGCTAATAACTTGGACCTTGTGGGCATGAGAACCACCCAAGAACCGCCTCTAATGCGAACGGAATCCAGTGAGGGAGTGAGCAGTTCTACGACACTAAGTTTCCTGGATTTGCTATTGGGTCCGAATACGGAAACCACGAGCCACGAGGAAATAAGGCAACCGGAATCCACAACGTCCAAGAACACACTCTCCTGGATGGATATACTCTTGGGTCCGGACGAAGAGGAGCTTGGCCCCAAAACAGAAGCCTATTTGGAGACCAGTACCACTCTAAATCAACCTGATGGTTTCAGTGCCTCAACGAACAGCATAAAACGCATTGCCGAGGACTTTGACGAGCAATTGGACAATGGTGAAATGGCTGTGGGCGAACTGCCGGCGGAAGCCCAACAAATTGGTATCGCAAATGCTGGGATTTGGCCAACACCATCCACAGAAGTAATGCCCCCACCAAAAGAGGAACCTAGCCTGTTCAATGTCTTGATAGATGGCTTGTCTGGCATACTCGAAGAACCACTCAATCAAACCTCCAGCTCCACAAGTACAACAACCACTACCGAAAAGCCAACCACGCTGCATGCACCACCCATGTTTCGACCATTGCCAAGTGGCAAGCCCGTTCACACGCGAATCAACTCCAAGCTGGCGAATCTCACAGTGACGCCGCCCATGCTGGTGGTCACTAGCAAATATGGTCAACCAGTGACCCACCGGACGACAAACAAGAGGGTCAATGCAACCACTGGTTCTACGACAGCCAAAAGCACAGAAAGACCCAGTGCAAGCACCACCGAGCAAAGCGCAGTAGATACCACTATTAAAACCACATCAAAGCCACAGAGTACTACGGTGAAACCCAAGCCGAAGACTACTAGAAGAACCACTACTACTCCAAAACCTACAACTCTAAAAGCTACTGCTCCAAAACCCACTACTCCAAAACCTACAGCGCCAAGACCTTCAACAACAAAGCCCACTACTCCAAAGCCTAACACTTCTGCGAAACCCGCACCCCCACCGAAATCCACAACGCAAAgacccacttccacttcgaAACccacaactacaacaacaagcacCACAACAAGAGCCACCATTCGCGCCACCAGCAAGCCAAAGTTTAAGCCGAAACCCAAACCCTATGTTACCAGTACTGCAAAACCGCTGGTGATCGAAACTAATCCGAGTATCCTGGAGGCTGAGCCACTAGACACCAACGGTGAGCCCACACTGCCTCCCAGTCTGCCCAACCTGAAGATTATACCCTTCCTCCCAACTGATGCTGTGGACACGGTTCCCAAGGAGCCGTATCCCACCAACTTCTATCAGCAGAAGGTGGCTTCGGATAAGATGGATGTGGTTGGCTATGACAGCATGGATGACACGGTGGCTCTATACTCGCAATCCCAGCCGGATCAGGCTGCCTACAAGTACAAGTTCAACGTGGAAGTGCCAGCCGTGGAAGCTGCGCCAGAGCCAGTGGTTCATGTGGGTGGGAAATACGAAGGAAGTGCGGCGTACGTCAACTTCGACTTCGAAAGTCCTGTGGTGCCACCGCCGCACAATGGATTCTCACCACCCACCGAAACGGAGGGCGGTTTCATGCCCAAGGAACCGCTGGTGATCGATGGCGAAGTCCTTCAGGAGCACGTCACCTCGAGTGGAATCAGCCAAGGTCCAGTTGATAACTTCCATGTGACGCAGCACATTATCGACATCACAACCGCGGGGACACGGGAAAATGATACTGCTTCCATAG AAATCACCACACCCGACCCCTTCAAAAATGTCATACACACAGAGCCGTCGCCCAATCTCGATGAACTAATCGTTGACAAGGCGCACAAAAAGCCGATTGAAGAGCATATTGAGACCGTCACTTACAGTGTTAGCAACTCAACAGGCTCCTCCATATCCTCCACCAGCACATCcacaacgaaaacaacaacggAAAAGGAAGCCCCCTTGATGGATAAAtatgaaatcaataaattggATAAGCTCTTGGATGAGTTGCTCGGTATGGAGTTGTCCAAAGAGGATGCAGCACAGGCGAGCAGCACAGTGCCTGCATTTAAGCAACTGCCAACGGCAACGCCAACGACGGCAAAATCAACATCAGCAactgcagcatcagcaactgcagcaacagcaactgcagcagcaaaagtaACTGCAGCAATTGCATCaagcacagcagcaacatcgagCACAGGTCGGCCAACAGCAACGACACGTGCTCCGGCCAAAAAGGGAAACggcaaaacgaaaaacaaacaggCCACCGGCAATAGACGCAAAGTCCAGAGTGGCACGCGACGCCAAAGTACACCAACAAGCACTCGATCCCCGCCAGCAGCGACAACAGCGACATCAGCGACATCAGCGGCATCAGCGGCATCAACTGCGTCAACAGCCGCGGGGCAGGCCACAACAACGGGGAGCACTCTGCATCCATTTTTAAACTCACCGTTCGACAAATTACCCTTCATGGATACCAGCTATGAGGTAAGACCGCACAGAttgcaaccgcagcagcagcagcatcagcagcagcagcagcaacatgagcagccacagcagcagcaattccACCATTACCAACATGCAACACGACCGCCGACAGCAGCCCCACCAGCGGCGCCATCATCCCCGGAGGATGTGCACCAGGATTCAGGTTCTAGTTCTGATTCTGTTTCGAGGGAGCGGACGAGTGGAGGATTGCCGGGTGGCGATGATCCGCTTGGTCAGCTGAAACTGGCGGGCTGCAACATATACGGACGCATGTATCGGGTGGGTCGCATCATCGTGGAGCTATCCAGCCAGTGCCTGGAATGCAAGTGCACCGAGGTGGGCGTCAAGTGCGGCCCATTAGACTGTTAA
- the LOC120456180 gene encoding protein rhomboid isoform X1: MSAQLESNGNASESNNNCVKDVRLLLLPENSSDSNGNPASVVSSAEFNKKFIDDLKRTMGASHVRRKRLWRVPWFILLMSFMQISLHWIASECMQKRLIFTPEWNGEYWRLLTYMLLHSDYWHLTLNICFQCFIGICLEVEQGHCRLAVVYMVGGVAGSLANAWLQPHLHLMGASAGVYAMLGSHVPHLVLNFSQLSHRFARIAALLILLLSDVGFTTYHFCHNHNRNPRTSLEAHIGGGVAGMLCGFIVYRRLQPSNKKPIYF, encoded by the exons ATGTCTGCCCAACTGGAGAGCAATGGCAATGCCAGTGAAAGTAATAACAATTGCGTCAAGGATGTCaggctcctgctgctgccagAGAATTCTTCGGATTCGAATGGCAATCCGGCGAGTGTCGTATCCAGCGCGGAATTCAACAAGAAATTCATTGATGACCTGAAACGCACCATGGGCGCGAGCCATGTGCGGAGGAAGCGATTGTGGCGGGTGCCCTGGTTTATTTTGCTGATGAGTTTTATGCAG ATATCATTGCACTGGATAGCCAGTGAGTGTATGCAAAAACGACTGATCTTCACGCCGGAGTGGAACGGCGAGTACTGGCGACTACTGACCTACATGCTGCTCCATTCCGACTATTGGCACCTGACTCTCAACATTTGCTTTCAG TGCTTTATAGGTATCTGCCTGGAAGTGGAGCAGGGTCACTGTCGCCTGGCCGTGGTCTATATGGTGGGTGGCGTTGCCGGTTCGTTGGCCAATGCCTGGCTGCAgccccatctccatctgatggGGGCCTCCGCCGGGGTCTACGCCATGCTGGGAAGTCATGTGCCGCACCTGGTTCTG AACTTTTCGCAATTGTCGCACCGCTTTGCCCGCATCGCCGCCCTCCTCATTTTGCTCCTCAGCGATGTGGGCTTTACAACTTACCACTTTTGCCACAATCACAATCGCAATCCCCGCACCAGTCTGGAGGCCCATAttggagggggcgtggccggaaTGCTGTGCGGTTTTATCGTCTACCGTCGCCTGCAGCCATCAAATAAAAAGCCCATTTACTTTTAG
- the LOC120450849 gene encoding trypsin delta codes for MIANGQQTQSLASVLLLVLGIAQISGVAIGVPEGRVVGGGPAAVNSAPYAVSMQYGGTHYCAASILNVNWLVTAAHCLTNSNQVLGSTLVAGSIEVAGTASTTQTRSITYFVINDLYTGGTVPYDIGLIYTPTAFVWSAAVAPVTLPSSGVVPTGTANLYGWGSTSTTNTASYPSTLQVATNVPIISLSSCESALGTKGSDVHSTNLCTGPLTGGVSICTSDSGGPLVQGNVLIGIVSWGKLPCGQANSPSVYVQVSSFISWISANQQAP; via the coding sequence ATGATAGCGAACGGACAGCAAACACAGTCGTTGGCCAGTGTGCTGCTCCTGGTACTGGGCATTGCCCAAATATCCGGAGTGGCTATCGGCGTACCAGAGGGGCGAGTGGTGGGCGGAGGTCCGGCGGCGGTGAACAGTGCTCCCTATGCGGTGTCCATGCAGTACGGAGGCACCCACTACTGTGCGGCCAGCATCCTGAATGTCAACTGGCTGGTCACCGCCGCCCACTGCCTGACCAACAGTAACCAGGTGCTGGGCAGCACACTGGTGGCCGGAAGCATCGAGGTGGCCGGAACTGCGAGCACTACGCAGACACGGAGCATCACGTATTTCGTGATCAATGACTTGTACACCGGTGGCACCGTTCCCTACGACATTGGATTGATCTACACGCCCACCGCCTTCGTTTGGAGCGCCGCCGTGGCTCCAGTAACGCTTCCATCCTCGGGAGTTGTGCCCACTGGCACCGCCAATCTGTATGGATGgggcagcaccagcaccacgaATACCGCTTCCTATCCATCCACCCTACAGGTTGCGACCAATGTGCCCATCATCTCGCTGAGCTCCTGCGAGAGCGCCCTGGGCACCAAGGGCAGCGATGTCCACTCGACCAATCTGTGCACTGGTCCACTGACCGGCGGCGTTAGCATTTGCACCTCGGATTCGGGAGGACCACTGGTCCAGGGCAATGTCCTCATCGGCATCGTGTCCTGGGGCAAGTTACCCTGTGGCCAGGCCAACTCACCATCGGTTTACGTGCAGGTCTCGTCGTTTATTTCCTGGATATCGGCTAACCAGCAGGCGCCCTGA